GAAGTGCCGGTCGATCAGTTCCAGGGCGCGATCGGTGTCGAAGTTGCCCGAAAGGATCAGTACCGCGTTGTCTGGCTGGTAGTAGCGACGGTAGAACGACTGCAGGCGTTCGACCGGCACGTTTTCGATGTCCGAGCGTGCGCCGATGGTCGACCGGCCATAGCCGTGCCACTGGTAGGCGATGGCCTGCATCCGCTTGAAAAGCACGCCGATCGGATTGGTCTCGCCGATTTCAAACTCATTGCGAACGACCGTCATTTCCGACTCCAGATCGTCGCCGGAGATGGTCGAGTTGACCATCCGGTCAGCCTCCATGCGGATGGCCCACTCGAGGTTGTCTTCGCCCGAGGGCAGCGTCTGGAAGTAGTTGGTGCGATCGAAGGATGTTGTACCGTTGGCCCGGCCGCCGCGTTCGGAAATTTCGGCCTTGATGTCCTGGTGGTCCGGCGTGCCGTAGAACAGCATGTGTTCGAGCAGATGCGCCATGCCGGTCTCGCCGTAGCTCTCGTGCTTGGAGCCGACGAAGTAGGTGATATTGATGGTTGCCGTCGGCCGGCTCTCGTCGGGCATGAGCAGCACCTTCAGCCCGTTGTCGAGTCGGTACTCGCTGATGCCCTCCACGGTTGTGACGTGCCTGATGTGGTCTACCTGGGCCGCGACCAGCAGCGGTGCTGCCAGCAGCAGACCAAGGCAGAAGCGGATGCAGATACGTGTGGGATACGGCATGAAATGGACTCCGGGTTGGGTTCGAACCGCACATCATGCCGCATCCGCGCCGCGATGGGGTGTGCCCAAAGTCACGGTCCTGCTTTCAGTCGGTCGGGCTCAGTCGCCGGATGTCTCGCCCCAGATGGCTTCGAGCCGGTCGTCGCGGCCGCAGCGCCAGCGGTAGTATTTGTAGCGCACCGGGTTGCTGGTGTAGAAATCCTGGTGGTCGTCCCCGGCCGGCCAGAAGGCCTCGAACGGCTCGATCGTGACTGCGATCGGCTGCCGGAATCGCTCGGACAGGGCAGCCAGCGATGCACGCGCAAGTCGCGCCTGGTGCGGGTCATGGACGAAGATCGCCGGGCGGTAACTCCGGCCGCGGTCGCAGAACTGGCCGTCGCCGTCGAACGGGTCGACGTTTCGCCAGTAGATCTCGAGCAGCGCCCGATAGTCGACGGCTGCCGGATCGTAGACGACCTGCACGACCTCCAGGTGCCCGGTTCCGCCCTGCACGACCTGTCGGTAGGTCGGCTCGGCCAGGTGGCCACCGCTGAAGCCGGAAATCGTTTCAACAACGCCGTCAACAGCGTCGAAGGGTGGCTCCATGCACCAGAAGCAGCCACCGGCAAAGGTGGCGCGCGCCAGCGACCGGTCGGTGTCGGCCAGGACTGAACCGGACAGCAGTAACACGGCGAGCAGGCTGGCGGTGAATCTTGTTCCGGACACCGTCAGGCGCGTGCGACCCCGGCCACGGTATGGGGCTCTGCGACCGGGAGCGGGCGTGAGCGTCGGCATCCTGATCACGGGCGGCGGCGAAGTTCGGGCAGGGCTTCGTCGCCGGGAACGAATCTCAACGCCACGCCATTGTTGCACCAGCGCTGGCCGGTCGGCTGGGGCCCATCGTCGAAAACGTGGCCCTGGTGGCCGCCGCAACGGGCGCAGTGATATTCGGTGCGCGGCCAGATCAGCCTGAAATCGCGCCTGGTCGCGATGTGGTCTTCCGCAAGCGGTCGCCAGAAACTGGGCCAGCCGGTGCCGGATTCGTACTTGTGCTCGCTGGAGAAAAGCGGCAGGAAGCAGCCGGCGCAAATATACGTGCCGGCGCGCTTTTCGTCGTTGAGCGGGCTGGAGCCGGCACGTTCGGTGCCGTCCTGGCGCAGCACGCGGAACTGCTCGGATGAGAGCAGTTCACGCCACTGTGCGTCGCTCCAATCGAGGGGTTCGAATGGCATGGGTCCTCCTGCGGCCATCGCCCGCACGGTCTGACTGCCGCAGATCAGCAGCGGCAGCGACAGCAGCGACTGTCTGAGCAGCCGGCGGCGGGTCTGGTTGACGTTTGCCCCGTTCATGATACGAAGTAGAACAGATGATCCGCCTGCAGTCTGTGAAAGCCGCCATGCCGCCGGCTAGCCGGGAGGATCCTTGAGGTGCTTGCCGCCGCTCCAGCCCCCCGGGCCCAGCACCTGTTCGCCCAGCCGGCGCGGTTCGGATTCGAGCTCGGTGGCCATCGAGTCGTTCCAGCGGTTGAGAAAGCCGTACAGGCAGACCGCGGCCAGGATTTCGACGATCTGATCGTCCGACCAGTGCTGCCTGAGGCGGCGCATCAATGCCTCGTCGACGCCATTGGGGACACTGCCGGCGGCCAGGGCGAAATCCAGTGCCGCACGCTCGGCCTCAGAATAGTGTTGACTGGTCTGGTAAGCCCACAGGTCGTCCAGCTTGGCCTGCGGCAGTCCGCTGATGCTTGCGGCGACCAGCGAGTGAGCCTGGCAATACCGGCAACCGGCTGCGCGACTGGCAAAATGGGCGAGCAGGCGCTTGAAGGCCGGATCGACGCTGCCGCCAGGGTCCATGACCGCAGCGGTCAGTTCGCCGAAGGCCTTGACGATCGCCGGCCTTCGCTGCATCGTCAGCAGGCTGTTCGGGACGAATCCCAGGATCTGCTCGAAGTGCCGGAATGTCTCTTCGAGTTCCGGCGTATGATCGGGCGGCAGCGGATCGATATGGGCCATGCGAATATCCTGCGTTCTGCTGTGCGAGCGGTTACAAACCTAGTGTACCCTGCTGCAGCTTCACACTGCCGAAACCTGTTGCGGGAAAGCCACTGGAATCATGCCTCATCATCAGCCTGTTGTTGTTGTCACCACTGCCGATCAGCACCGCTTCGAGCTGATCCATGTCCCGTGCACCGACGCCCGCAGGTGTCTGCTGCTGCTGCCGGGCATGGGCTTGAGCGCGCGCCAGTACATCACCTTCGCCAGGGCTCTGGCCGAGCGCGGCATTGAGGTATTCATACACGAGTGGCGCGGCGTGGGCAGCTCGAACCGGCGCGCATCGCGCCGCTGCAGCTGGGGTTATCTGGAGTTGCTCGACGATATCGATGCGGCGCGGGCGGCGGTTGTGGCGCGCATCGATGGCGCGTTCGTGCTGGCTGGACACAGCCTGGGCGCGCAGTTCGCCTGCCTGAGTGCCGGACGGTCGTCGGCCGGCTGCCGCGCGCTGGTGCTGATTGCCGGCGGCGCCCCGTACTGGCGGGTTTTTCCGGGGGCCAAGCGCTGGATGATGCTGGGCGTGGTCGGGTTGTTTCCGCTGCTGGCCGCTATGGTCGGCCATTATCCCGGCAAGCGCATCGGGTTTGCCGGGCGCGAGGCGCGCGGCGTCATGTCTGACTGGGCCCGCAGTGCCCGCGACGGTCGCTACGAACCCGGCGGCGTTGATCAGGATCTGGAGCAGGGCATGGCGGATCTGACGCTGCCGGTCCTGGCAGTACGGATGGCCGACGACTGGTTCGTGCCCGCTGCATCGTTTGACTGGCTGCTGGGCAAGCTGAGGCGGTGCGAGATCACGACCACCGATGTCGCAGCCGCCTCGTCCGGTGAGCTTTCCGACCACTACCGCTGGATGCGCCGGCCGGAACGCACGGTCGCCACAATCGAGTCGTGGCTGTCCGGGCACGGGTCCCAACGGTCGGCGCCGGACGCTTGCTGATCGAGGGGAGTGCGCAGCGAGGGCGCTTGTGGACAGGCGCTGCAGACCTCGCCTGTCAATGACCTCCGGTACCCTGATGCGGGATCAATACAGTCGCTCCCAGTATAGTGCTGCATAGATTTTCGGATCGATCGCCAGCCCGTCACGATAGCGTTCATTCAGCCAGGCGTCGATGCGCTCGCGCGCTACGGCGTGCACGGTGATCGCTTCACTCGCATCGCCGCCCCCGCTGCCCGCGCGAACCAGATCGAGCGCGCGCAGGAAAACGACCATTTCATCGCTCATGCCGGCCGAACTGGGGCAGTGCATTTGCTCGATGACCCGCCCGGCACGCCAGCCGGTTTCCTCCTCCAGCTCCCGGATCGCCGCATCGGCCAGCGACTCGCTGCCCTGACCGGTTTCGTCGCCGACCAGGCCCGCCGGCAGTTCGATGGTGCGACGATTGACGGGAATGCGGAACTGCTCGACCAGCAGCAGCTCATCATCGGGCGTCCAGGCAATCACGACGACGACCGGGTGGCGTCGCGAAACCAGTTCCCAGCCGCTGCGTTCAACCAGACTCAGATAACGGCCCTGATAGAGTGGCCTTGTGGTGTCGGTCATGCCTGATGCATCCTCGTCGGCGTCCGGTTCGTGCGAAAATGAAGCGGTTCGGCCCGCAGCGGGCGCGCTGCCAGTGTGACCTGGCAGCGGTCCGGGATTCAAAGCCCCGGCGCGGATCGCCAGCCCCGCCGGGTTCCATTGTACCGGTCCGGCTGCCGGAGAATCCGGGCCTGTTGACAGCGGCTGGCGCCAGCCGGATGAACGAATGACGCCGGCTGCAGTCCCAGTGCGGGCAACCGATGACCTCAACGACTCGATAACAGGAACAATCATGCGGATTCTTGCTTTGACAATCATGCTCGGCGCGCTCGTCGCCGCCGGTTCAGCCCGGGCCGGGGAGCCGGGCAGTGGACAGCCCGGGTCGGCGCCGCCGCCGC
This DNA window, taken from Pseudomonadota bacterium, encodes the following:
- the msrA gene encoding peptide-methionine (S)-S-oxide reductase MsrA, coding for MPTLTPAPGRRAPYRGRGRTRLTVSGTRFTASLLAVLLLSGSVLADTDRSLARATFAGGCFWCMEPPFDAVDGVVETISGFSGGHLAEPTYRQVVQGGTGHLEVVQVVYDPAAVDYRALLEIYWRNVDPFDGDGQFCDRGRSYRPAIFVHDPHQARLARASLAALSERFRQPIAVTIEPFEAFWPAGDDHQDFYTSNPVRYKYYRWRCGRDDRLEAIWGETSGD
- the msrB gene encoding peptide-methionine (R)-S-oxide reductase MsrB — protein: MNGANVNQTRRRLLRQSLLSLPLLICGSQTVRAMAAGGPMPFEPLDWSDAQWRELLSSEQFRVLRQDGTERAGSSPLNDEKRAGTYICAGCFLPLFSSEHKYESGTGWPSFWRPLAEDHIATRRDFRLIWPRTEYHCARCGGHQGHVFDDGPQPTGQRWCNNGVALRFVPGDEALPELRRRP
- a CDS encoding carboxymuconolactone decarboxylase family protein, with amino-acid sequence MAHIDPLPPDHTPELEETFRHFEQILGFVPNSLLTMQRRPAIVKAFGELTAAVMDPGGSVDPAFKRLLAHFASRAAGCRYCQAHSLVAASISGLPQAKLDDLWAYQTSQHYSEAERAALDFALAAGSVPNGVDEALMRRLRQHWSDDQIVEILAAVCLYGFLNRWNDSMATELESEPRRLGEQVLGPGGWSGGKHLKDPPG
- a CDS encoding alpha/beta fold hydrolase, which codes for MPHHQPVVVVTTADQHRFELIHVPCTDARRCLLLLPGMGLSARQYITFARALAERGIEVFIHEWRGVGSSNRRASRRCSWGYLELLDDIDAARAAVVARIDGAFVLAGHSLGAQFACLSAGRSSAGCRALVLIAGGAPYWRVFPGAKRWMMLGVVGLFPLLAAMVGHYPGKRIGFAGREARGVMSDWARSARDGRYEPGGVDQDLEQGMADLTLPVLAVRMADDWFVPAASFDWLLGKLRRCEITTTDVAAASSGELSDHYRWMRRPERTVATIESWLSGHGSQRSAPDAC
- a CDS encoding NUDIX hydrolase; the protein is MTDTTRPLYQGRYLSLVERSGWELVSRRHPVVVVIAWTPDDELLLVEQFRIPVNRRTIELPAGLVGDETGQGSESLADAAIRELEEETGWRAGRVIEQMHCPSSAGMSDEMVVFLRALDLVRAGSGGGDASEAITVHAVARERIDAWLNERYRDGLAIDPKIYAALYWERLY